In one Sphingobium sp. MI1205 genomic region, the following are encoded:
- a CDS encoding ATP-binding protein, with product MQCSSEAAGGAPRHDPVRETVHDLRNLFAVIASIRHLLDKNDDDGPARETMLRGLEEAAVRGDELTSRLLARRTSGERLLVDMGAQVADAAPLLRAVVKHPASLEIDTQMALPAARVCAEPAEMEAVMLELVANAARAGARHIRLRCRRIGDWIWLVIADDGPGLLAAAVDRPPLKASDSGHGNGLHRVRRAVRDMNGKLFIRGSVSAGAGTVVAMLLPVAFPAASKSRPRQWGASPTNEESCDEDRWTVAA from the coding sequence ATGCAGTGTTCAAGCGAAGCGGCAGGCGGTGCTCCACGGCACGATCCTGTCCGGGAAACGGTTCACGACCTGCGCAACCTGTTCGCTGTCATCGCTTCGATCAGGCATCTGCTAGATAAGAATGATGATGACGGGCCCGCGCGGGAGACCATGCTGCGTGGGCTGGAGGAAGCGGCGGTGCGCGGCGACGAACTAACGTCCCGACTGCTTGCGCGGCGGACATCCGGCGAACGGTTGCTCGTGGACATGGGCGCGCAAGTCGCCGACGCCGCCCCCTTACTGCGCGCTGTAGTGAAGCACCCGGCGTCACTGGAGATCGATACGCAAATGGCTTTGCCCGCCGCGCGGGTATGCGCCGAACCGGCCGAAATGGAAGCGGTGATGCTGGAACTTGTCGCCAATGCCGCTCGGGCAGGCGCGCGGCATATCCGGCTGCGCTGCCGCAGGATCGGCGACTGGATTTGGCTGGTGATTGCGGACGATGGTCCGGGATTGCTGGCTGCCGCCGTTGACCGGCCGCCACTTAAGGCATCGGACAGTGGCCATGGCAATGGGTTGCATCGGGTCCGTAGGGCGGTCCGCGACATGAATGGCAAATTGTTTATTCGCGGCAGTGTCAGCGCAGGCGCTGGCACGGTGGTCGCCATGCTTTTGCCGGTGGCGTTTCCTGCCGCCAGCAAATCACGCCCCCGGCAATGGGGCGCGTCACCCACAAACGAGGAGAGTTGTGATGAAGACCGATGGACAGTTGCAGCATGA
- a CDS encoding BON domain-containing protein gives MKTDGQLQHDVMDELEWDPSVDHADIGVAVNDGVVTLSGYVSNYVEKMAAEKATRRVSGVKAIAEEIHVRFKSEPKTADHEIAKRILDMFSWNVSIPHDKINVKVEKGWVTLSGVVDAHYQSDEARRAAARISGVTGVSNLIEVKKLPITADIRDRIAAAFKRQADLDAASVTIATDGNTVRLGGRVKAWHERGVAERAAWAAPGVTKVEDNIVVSTF, from the coding sequence ATGAAGACCGATGGACAGTTGCAGCATGACGTCATGGACGAACTGGAATGGGACCCGAGCGTCGATCATGCGGATATAGGCGTCGCGGTGAATGACGGGGTCGTGACCCTGTCTGGCTATGTTTCCAACTATGTCGAGAAAATGGCGGCTGAAAAGGCAACCCGGCGTGTCAGCGGAGTCAAGGCGATTGCCGAGGAAATTCACGTGCGCTTCAAGTCGGAACCCAAGACGGCGGACCATGAAATCGCCAAGCGTATCCTCGACATGTTTTCGTGGAACGTGTCCATCCCGCACGACAAGATCAATGTGAAGGTGGAGAAGGGCTGGGTCACGCTGTCCGGTGTTGTCGATGCGCATTATCAGAGCGACGAGGCAAGGAGGGCGGCCGCCAGGATTTCAGGCGTAACCGGCGTCAGCAACCTTATCGAGGTGAAGAAGCTGCCCATCACCGCCGACATCCGGGATCGGATCGCCGCCGCCTTCAAGCGTCAGGCGGATCTGGACGCCGCTAGCGTCACGATCGCGACCGACGGGAACACCGTTCGCCTGGGCGGCCGGGTGAAGGCCTGGCACGAGCGTGGCGTCGCGGAGCGGGCGGCTTGGGCGGCGCCGGGCGTGACCAAGGTCGAGGACAATATTGTCGTATCAACATTCTGA
- a CDS encoding PAS domain S-box protein, which translates to MPPWKTARLERYALALVGVALVAAIRFFLDPWLSDRSAYMPYVFAIVAIALWLGEGPAILAALLSVTAGSVIARRSIFDNRDLVEIVLFIVTAAGIILMSRLGRRSNQRLKAAELTTEHRGAASEQLAVELNLLIDGAQGLAIYMLDPTGRVTIWNRGAERLKGWTEQEVLGKPSSLFYPTEAVAAGKPAADIERARIEGRFEEEDWRLCKDGSEFLASVSWTALHGKDGALRGFAKIVSDITEKRSAEDQLRAHESQLRAILSTVPDAMVVIDEVGTMLSFSAAAEALFGYAEEEVLAKNVRMLMPSPDRERHDSYIQRYLETGEKRIIGKGRVVSGRRADGSLFPMELYIGEAMRGNERIFTGFIRDLTERRAVEDHMATLQAELIHVTRVSAMGTMASTLAHELNQPIAAVANYVEAVRDQMAQPQESEWPMMREALAEAASEALRAGQIVRRLREFVSRGEVEKTIESLPELVREASALGLAGAREMGIDVHFDIDPLASPVLVDKVQIQQVLINLVRNACEAMAASAVKQLTIATRVSRDDQVEVIVSDTGCGIAPGVARQLFTAFVSTKPNGMGLGLSICRTIVEVNGGKIWMESRKGKGTDFHFTLIRAQAEEAYDRQEACSHHR; encoded by the coding sequence ATGCCCCCGTGGAAAACAGCGCGTCTGGAACGCTATGCTCTTGCTCTAGTGGGCGTGGCTCTAGTAGCGGCGATCCGGTTTTTCCTCGATCCGTGGCTGAGCGACCGGTCGGCCTATATGCCCTATGTCTTCGCGATCGTGGCGATCGCGCTGTGGCTGGGCGAAGGCCCCGCGATCCTTGCGGCTTTGCTGAGCGTCACGGCGGGGTCAGTGATTGCCCGTCGGTCGATCTTCGACAACCGCGACCTCGTCGAGATCGTCCTGTTCATTGTAACGGCTGCTGGCATTATCCTGATGAGCCGCCTTGGCCGCCGGTCGAACCAGCGATTGAAGGCTGCTGAACTAACCACCGAACATCGCGGCGCGGCGAGCGAGCAGCTGGCGGTCGAACTCAACCTGTTGATTGATGGCGCGCAAGGGCTGGCGATCTACATGCTCGACCCGACTGGCCGGGTGACGATCTGGAACCGGGGCGCCGAGCGCCTGAAGGGCTGGACCGAGCAGGAGGTGCTGGGTAAGCCTTCGTCCCTCTTTTACCCGACGGAAGCCGTGGCCGCCGGGAAGCCAGCGGCCGACATCGAGCGCGCGCGGATCGAAGGACGGTTCGAGGAAGAGGATTGGCGTCTTTGCAAGGACGGATCGGAATTTCTGGCGTCGGTCAGCTGGACCGCGCTGCACGGCAAGGATGGCGCACTGCGGGGCTTTGCCAAGATCGTGTCCGACATAACCGAAAAAAGGTCGGCCGAAGACCAGCTGCGCGCCCATGAAAGCCAGCTGCGCGCGATCCTGTCCACCGTGCCCGACGCGATGGTGGTGATTGACGAGGTTGGCACCATGCTGTCGTTCAGCGCGGCTGCGGAGGCGCTGTTCGGCTATGCCGAGGAAGAGGTGCTGGCGAAGAATGTACGCATGTTGATGCCGTCTCCCGATCGCGAACGGCACGACAGCTACATCCAGCGCTATCTGGAAACCGGGGAAAAGCGCATCATCGGCAAGGGCAGGGTCGTTTCGGGCCGGCGGGCCGACGGGTCATTGTTCCCGATGGAGCTATATATCGGCGAGGCGATGCGGGGTAATGAGCGCATCTTCACCGGCTTTATCCGCGACTTGACTGAACGGCGCGCGGTCGAAGATCATATGGCGACATTGCAAGCCGAACTGATCCATGTGACTCGAGTGAGCGCGATGGGAACGATGGCATCGACGCTGGCGCATGAACTCAACCAGCCGATCGCGGCTGTCGCCAATTATGTCGAGGCGGTGCGCGACCAGATGGCGCAGCCGCAGGAAAGCGAGTGGCCGATGATGCGCGAGGCATTGGCCGAGGCCGCCAGCGAGGCGTTGCGCGCCGGTCAGATCGTCCGCAGGCTAAGAGAGTTCGTGTCGCGCGGGGAAGTTGAAAAGACGATCGAAAGCCTGCCCGAGCTGGTGCGTGAGGCATCGGCGCTAGGGCTCGCAGGTGCCCGCGAGATGGGGATCGATGTGCATTTCGATATCGATCCGCTGGCGTCGCCAGTCCTCGTCGACAAGGTGCAGATCCAGCAGGTGCTGATCAACCTGGTCCGGAATGCGTGCGAAGCAATGGCGGCCAGCGCGGTAAAACAGCTGACCATTGCTACCCGCGTGTCCAGGGACGATCAAGTCGAGGTCATTGTGTCTGACACGGGCTGCGGCATCGCGCCGGGCGTCGCGCGGCAGCTGTTCACCGCATTCGTCAGCACCAAGCCCAACGGCATGGGCCTTGGCCTTTCCATATGCCGCACCATCGTCGAAGTGAACGGCGGCAAGATCTGGATGGAAAGCCGCAAGGGCAAAGGCACCGATTTCCACTTCACCCTCATTCGAGCGCAGGCGGAGGAAGCGTATGACCGACAAGAAGCTTGTTCACATCATCGATGA
- a CDS encoding response regulator transcription factor yields MTDKKLVHIIDDENSVRRSAGYMLKTSGYAVETWASGAAFLKEARSAEEGCILLDVRMPDIDGLEVQRILAERGIAMPVIIMTGHGDISIAVQAMKAGAVDFLEKPFEKAVLIDAIERAFDRVRSAEGATADAARADVIIAALTVREREVLEGLAQGLPNKTIAYDLGISSRTVEVHRANMMTKLHVHSLSDALRIAFAAGMGHKDLTAINT; encoded by the coding sequence ATGACCGACAAGAAGCTTGTTCACATCATCGATGACGAGAATTCGGTCCGGCGATCCGCGGGCTATATGCTCAAGACGTCGGGCTATGCGGTCGAGACATGGGCATCGGGCGCCGCCTTCCTGAAGGAAGCGAGATCGGCAGAGGAAGGCTGCATCCTGCTGGACGTTCGCATGCCGGACATCGACGGATTGGAGGTGCAACGCATTCTGGCGGAACGCGGGATCGCCATGCCTGTCATCATCATGACTGGTCATGGCGACATATCGATAGCCGTGCAGGCCATGAAGGCAGGCGCGGTCGATTTCCTGGAGAAGCCGTTCGAGAAGGCTGTCCTGATCGACGCGATTGAGCGCGCTTTCGACCGCGTGCGTTCTGCTGAGGGCGCAACAGCGGATGCGGCGCGCGCAGATGTGATCATAGCGGCGCTGACGGTGCGGGAACGGGAAGTTTTGGAAGGGCTGGCACAAGGTTTGCCCAACAAGACGATCGCCTATGACCTTGGCATTTCATCCCGGACGGTCGAAGTGCATCGCGCCAACATGATGACCAAGCTGCATGTCCACAGCCTGTCGGACGCCCTGCGCATCGCCTTTGCGGCGGGCATGGGCCACAAGGACCTGACTGCGATCAATACGTAA
- a CDS encoding response regulator transcription factor, protein MSGPPVSVAILDDDAGARRSMQLLLQGRGFQVRSFESPEALIADVKANNPACLVTDYRMTGCNGVEVLDRLRAAGWSGRAILVTAYGSAELLQKAMTRGFDAVVDKPCKESVLVNAIRDATMDQAGS, encoded by the coding sequence ATGTCAGGCCCTCCAGTTTCGGTTGCCATCCTGGACGACGATGCCGGGGCGAGGCGTTCGATGCAGCTGCTGTTGCAGGGCCGTGGTTTCCAGGTGCGTTCCTTCGAAAGCCCAGAAGCATTGATCGCCGACGTGAAGGCGAACAATCCAGCCTGTTTGGTGACGGATTACCGGATGACGGGCTGCAATGGCGTGGAAGTGCTGGACAGGTTGCGCGCGGCGGGATGGAGCGGGCGCGCTATCTTGGTCACCGCCTATGGGTCGGCCGAACTGCTGCAAAAGGCGATGACGCGCGGCTTTGACGCCGTGGTCGACAAGCCGTGCAAGGAATCAGTGCTGGTAAACGCCATCAGGGACGCGACGATGGACCAGGCAGGGAGCTGA
- a CDS encoding response regulator transcription factor yields MMKAGKRQAAGPPFAAMDILSPREREVLAAVARGLTNRETGKLLGISHRTVEVHRARLMRKLGVQSVAHLVALYVLNGPSPFEFGNKPPH; encoded by the coding sequence ATGATGAAAGCGGGGAAAAGACAGGCAGCCGGGCCGCCCTTCGCCGCCATGGACATATTGTCGCCCCGCGAACGCGAAGTGCTGGCTGCTGTAGCGCGGGGCCTGACCAACCGGGAGACGGGCAAGCTGCTGGGCATCAGTCACCGGACGGTCGAGGTCCATCGCGCACGGTTGATGCGGAAGCTGGGCGTGCAGTCTGTCGCCCACCTCGTCGCCCTCTATGTTCTAAATGGTCCGTCGCCATTCGAGTTCGGCAACAAACCGCCGCATTGA
- a CDS encoding erythromycin esterase family protein, translating to MNEARPSRHSTMEAPDELVQVLRRHAEPLPSPDEVEAFGRFFDRFGDARVVLLGEATHGTSEFYRARAAITRRLIERHGFTLVAVEADWPDAARIDDYVRHQAPRPRKGDVFARFPTWMWRNQEVLAFADWLRGHNQGLEEQRQASFHGLDVYSLSESIHAVLAYLDKADPQEAAEARRRYGCLTPWQDEPARYGRQVMLSGGKGCEDGVVAQLRELLNQRLDLLKQDGEAWFDAYQNARIVRAAERYYRAMYRSSTESWNLRDRHMFETLQSLMAHRGSGTKAVIWAHNSHIGNAAATAMGWQGEFNIGQLCRLAHGEDAVSIGFGTDTGLVAAASDWGSTMEIKTVRPARPDSYEHAFRRTGVARGLTDWRGAGKEELREALGQPLLERAIGVIYRPETERLSHYFEAVMAEQFDAWVWFEQTTAVEPLGAERPHGAPETWPFGL from the coding sequence ATGAATGAGGCAAGGCCGTCCCGCCATTCGACCATGGAAGCGCCCGATGAGCTGGTGCAAGTGCTGCGCCGCCATGCCGAGCCATTGCCATCGCCTGACGAGGTGGAGGCGTTCGGACGTTTTTTCGACCGGTTCGGGGATGCGCGCGTCGTCCTGCTGGGTGAAGCGACCCATGGCACGTCGGAATTCTACCGTGCGCGGGCGGCGATCACGCGGCGGCTGATCGAGCGGCATGGGTTTACACTGGTCGCGGTGGAGGCCGACTGGCCCGATGCTGCACGCATTGACGATTATGTCCGGCATCAGGCGCCGCGCCCAAGGAAGGGCGATGTGTTCGCCCGGTTTCCGACATGGATGTGGCGCAATCAGGAAGTGTTGGCTTTTGCCGACTGGCTGCGCGGGCATAATCAGGGATTGGAGGAACAGCGGCAAGCGTCCTTCCACGGGCTGGACGTCTACTCCTTGAGCGAATCCATCCATGCCGTGCTGGCCTATCTGGACAAGGCGGATCCGCAGGAAGCGGCGGAGGCACGCCGCCGCTATGGGTGCCTGACGCCATGGCAGGATGAGCCCGCCCGATATGGCCGTCAGGTCATGCTGTCGGGCGGCAAGGGGTGCGAGGACGGCGTCGTGGCGCAGCTTCGCGAACTGCTGAACCAGCGGCTGGACCTGCTGAAACAGGATGGCGAGGCGTGGTTCGATGCCTATCAGAATGCACGCATCGTGCGGGCGGCGGAACGATATTATCGGGCCATGTATCGCAGCTCTACCGAGAGCTGGAATTTGCGCGACCGGCACATGTTCGAAACGCTGCAAAGCCTGATGGCCCATCGCGGCAGCGGCACGAAAGCGGTCATCTGGGCGCATAACAGCCATATCGGCAATGCCGCCGCCACGGCGATGGGATGGCAGGGTGAATTCAACATCGGGCAGCTTTGCCGCCTCGCCCATGGCGAGGATGCGGTGTCGATCGGGTTCGGCACGGACACAGGCCTGGTCGCGGCGGCGAGCGATTGGGGCAGCACGATGGAGATCAAGACCGTCCGCCCGGCGCGGCCCGACAGCTATGAGCATGCCTTCCGCCGCACTGGCGTCGCGCGCGGCCTGACCGACTGGCGCGGGGCGGGCAAGGAGGAGCTGCGCGAGGCGCTGGGCCAGCCGCTGCTGGAGCGCGCCATAGGCGTTATCTACCGGCCCGAGACCGAGCGTCTCAGCCATTATTTCGAGGCCGTAATGGCAGAGCAGTTCGATGCGTGGGTGTGGTTCGAGCAAACGACGGCGGTCGAGCCGCTGGGTGCCGAACGGCCGCATGGCGCGCCGGAAACCTGGCCTTTTGGATTATGA
- a CDS encoding dienelactone hydrolase family protein produces the protein MTELITNRHDVVIGRHRLSGFLDVPANTTGLVIFAHGSGSGRHSPRNQHVAAGLNRVGMATLLVDLLTPEEERDRRNVFDVSLLAGRLREAAQWAEDVPQLGVLPIGYFGASTGAAAAIIAASMPGDRAAAVVSRGGRPDLAGAAALERVTAPTLLIVGSLDQDVLGLNHDAKALMTAPSELVVVPGASHLFEEPGTLDQVIDLAARWFISHLKEEAR, from the coding sequence ATGACAGAGCTTATTACGAACAGACATGATGTGGTCATTGGGCGGCATCGCCTGTCCGGATTCCTGGACGTGCCGGCAAATACCACTGGGCTGGTGATATTCGCCCATGGCAGCGGCAGCGGGCGGCACTCGCCACGCAACCAGCATGTTGCCGCCGGTCTCAACCGCGTGGGCATGGCGACGTTGCTGGTCGATTTGCTCACGCCGGAGGAGGAGCGGGACCGCCGCAACGTGTTCGACGTGTCGTTGCTCGCCGGGCGATTGCGCGAGGCGGCGCAATGGGCGGAGGACGTGCCGCAACTGGGGGTTCTGCCGATCGGCTATTTCGGCGCGAGCACGGGCGCGGCGGCGGCAATCATCGCGGCCTCCATGCCGGGCGATCGTGCCGCCGCAGTCGTCTCGCGCGGCGGGCGGCCGGATCTGGCGGGTGCGGCGGCGTTGGAGCGCGTGACGGCTCCCACGCTGCTGATCGTCGGCAGCCTGGACCAGGATGTATTGGGCCTCAATCATGATGCGAAGGCGCTGATGACGGCGCCGTCGGAGCTGGTGGTCGTGCCGGGCGCGAGCCATTTGTTCGAGGAGCCCGGCACGCTGGACCAGGTGATCGATCTTGCTGCCCGCTGGTTCATTTCTCACCTGAAGGAGGAGGCGCGATGA